In one Lolium rigidum isolate FL_2022 chromosome 3, APGP_CSIRO_Lrig_0.1, whole genome shotgun sequence genomic region, the following are encoded:
- the LOC124700071 gene encoding LOW QUALITY PROTEIN: non-specific phospholipase C4-like (The sequence of the model RefSeq protein was modified relative to this genomic sequence to represent the inferred CDS: inserted 1 base in 1 codon), giving the protein MAGKIKTVVVVVQENRSFDHMLGWMKSLNPDIDGVTGAETNRVVVADPSSKTVTFADRAEYVDPDPGHSAQAIYEQVYGTPFVDNQTTPMTRPDVPSPPMSGFAQQAEKEKPGMAETVMNGFRPDAVPVYRELAXEFAVCDRWFASNPASTQPNRLFVHSATSHGLVSNDTKTLVAGLPQTTIFDSLHDAGYSFGVYYQYPPAVLLYRNLRQLKYVGNFHPFDLEFRRHCREGKLPNYVVIEQRYFDLKILPGNDDHPSHDVSEGQRFVKEVYEALRSGPQWEEMLLVVTYDEHGGFYDHVPTPAVGVPSPDGIVSAAPFFFNFDRLGVRVPAFFISPWIEPGTVVHRPSGPQPTSQFEHSSIPATVKKIFNLPSFLTKRDAWAGTFDTVLTRDTPRTDCPATLPEAVKLRATEAAEQAQISEFQAELVQLGAALNGDHAKDVYPHKLVEGMTVSDAAKYCNDAFRAFLDECDRCKKCGMDGSHIPALPPTPSPPAKKKSSFPSKMLACFACGRS; this is encoded by the exons ATGGCGGGAAAGATCAAGACGGTGGTGGTAGTGGTGCAGGAGAACCGATCCTTCGACCACATGCTCGGCTGGATGAAATCCCTCAACCCGGACATCGACGGTGTCACCGGCGCCGAGACCaaccgcgtcgtcgtcgccgacccTTCCTCCAAGACCGTCACCTTCGCCGACCGAGCTGAGTACGTGGACCCGGACCCGGGACACTCTGCGCAGGCTATCTACGAGCAGGTCTACGGCACGCCCTTCGTCGACAACCAGACCACGCCGATGACCCGGCCTGACGTCCCCTCGCCGCCGATGAGCGGCTTCGCGCAGCAGGCCGAGAAGGAGAAGCCGGGCATGGCGGAGACCGTCATGAACGGGTTCAGGCCGGACGCCGTGCCGGTGTACCGCGAGCTGG CGGAGTTCGCCGTGTGCGACCGCTGGTTCGCGTCCAACCCGGCGTCCACGCAGCCCAACCGGCTGTTCGTGCACTCGGCCACGTCGCACGGTCTGGTCAGCAATGACACCAAGACGCTGGTCGCCGGCTTGCCGCAGACCACCATCTTCGACTCACTCCACGACGCCGGCTACTCCTTCGGAGTCTACTACCAGTACCCACCGGCGGTGCTCTTATACCGGAACCTCCGCCAGCTCAAGTACGTCGGCAACTTCCACCCGTTCGACCTCGAGttccggcgccattgccgggaggGCAAGCTGCCCAACTACGTGGTCATTGAGCAGCGCTACTTCGACCTCAagatcctccccggcaacgacgaccACCCGTCGCACGACGTGTCCGAGGGGCAGAGGTTCGTGAAGGAGGTTTACGAGGCGCTGCGATCGGGGCCGCAGTGGGAAGAGATGCTCCTCGTCGTCACCTACGACGAGCACGGCGGCTTCTACGACCACGTCCCCACCCCCGCCGTGGGCGTCCCCAGCCCCGACGGCATCGTCAGCGCCGCGCCATTCTTCTTCAACTTCGACCGCCTCGGTGTCCGCGTGCCGGCGTTCTTCATCTCCCCCTGGATCGAGCCTGGGACGGTGGTGCACAGGCCGTCGGGGCCGCAGCCGACGTCGCAGTTCGAGCACTCCTCCATCCCAGCCACCGTGAAGAAAATCTTCAACCTCCCGAGCTTCCTGACCAAGCGCGACGCGTGGGCCGGCACGTTCGACACCGTCCTCACGCGCGACACGCCGCGCACGGACTGCCCCGCCACGCTGCCGGAGGCGGTAAAGCTGCGAGCGACGGAGGCGGCAGAGCAGGCGCAGATCTCTGAGTTCCAGGCGGAGCTGGTGCAGCTCGGCGCGGCGCTCAACGGCGACCACGCCAAGGACGTGTACCCGCACAAGCTGGTGGAAGGCATGACGGTGAGTGACGCGGCCAAATACTGCAACGACGCCTTCAGGGCCTTCCTGGACGAGTGCGACCGCTGCAAGAAGTGCGGCATGGACGGGTCCCACATCCCCGCCCTGCCACCgacaccgtcgccgccggcgaagaagaagagtAGCTTCCCTTCCAAGATGCTGGCTTGCTTTGCGTGTGGCCGTTCGTAG